The following are encoded in a window of Narcine bancroftii isolate sNarBan1 chromosome 2, sNarBan1.hap1, whole genome shotgun sequence genomic DNA:
- the LOC138753008 gene encoding probable G-protein coupled receptor 139, translated as MPDLSKGVIRYMITMAVADTMVCVFNVTLGNVFLYHFPRSFLAHTSTCRLGAVIQRSSVQFSVSSTVSFTIDRCIAICSQKLKTKYCTKRIAAVIISTVCVFSFLMHIPAYFQYEPQSVVDGVQWDCSTVTQYYSSPAWQAYRWLSNSFVAYVPLPLLLLLNSLTARHILLASKARRSLKRRGVGEVRDPEMISRRTSIILLFAISGCFIALWAPAMIIGIFSQFTTEFTFDAEKSLYLAIRISVLLMYLSSCANTWIYALTQRRFREELMKVLKYPFMVLFRFF; from the coding sequence ATGCCCGACCTCTCCAAAGGAGTGATTCGTTACATGATAACTATGGCAGTTGCAGACACAATGGTCTGTGTGTTTAACGTGACGTTGGGAAACGTCTTCCTCTATCATTTTCCGCGTTCCTTCCTGGCCCACACCTCCACTTGCCGCCTGGGAGCCGTCATACAGAGAAGCAGTGTGCAATTCTCTGTCTCGTCCACGGTATCATTCACCATCGACCGCTGCATTGCTATTTGCTCCCAGAAATTGAAAACCAAATATTGTACCAAGAGGATCGCCGCGGTCATTATATCGACCGTGTGTGTCTTTAGCTTTTTGATGCACATTCCAGCTTATTTCCAGTATGAACCCCAGTCAGTTGTGGATGGTGTCCAATGGGACTGCAGTACCGTAACTCAATACTATTCTTCACCAGCATGGCAGGCTTACAGATGGTTGTCCAACAGCTTCGTGGCATATGTTCCACTGCCACTGCTGTTACTGCTGAATTCTCTCACAGCCCGACACATTTTACTGGCCAGCAAAGCTCGGAGGTCTTTGAAGCGCCGTGGGGTCGGTGAGGTCCGTGATCCCGAGATGATAAGCCGAAGGACGTCCATTATTTTGCTCTTCGCCATCTCTGGGTGCTTCATCGCCTTGTGGGCCCCCGCTATGATCATTGGCATTTTTTCTCAATTCACCACAGAGTTTACGTTTGACGCCGAGAAGTCTCTGTATCTGGCCATTAGAATCTCGGTTCTGCTGATGTATCTTAGTTCCTGTGCAAATACTTGGATTTATGCTTTGACCCAGAGGAGATTCCGTGAGGAATTGATGAAGGTGTTAAAATATCCATTTATGGTCCTTTTTCGGTTTTTTTAA